A single Vanacampus margaritifer isolate UIUO_Vmar chromosome 7, RoL_Vmar_1.0, whole genome shotgun sequence DNA region contains:
- the LOC144055228 gene encoding uncharacterized protein LOC144055228, producing MSVQNQTSSETTMDIDDGGYKRLLVDGSKLQYSVYALRNSPFRAATLVLGLMCVILVAVIIGQSVQCSMMGKDNQKKLEAAGGEKDNLKSQLKTVQSEKRNVEGSYEHLQQSYNYISKSTTQIKTNNNLLKAEAQQLKESQSKLQASNAALNKELEQLKTSKEQLQTNNDALSTAKDLLQTKYESLGKSKNALQANYDSVMTERDILQNKFNNVTRSREKLQMSYNSLIKDIEHLEERYNSSSSERDNIASSHQNLTSEKENLQAVYTTLAKATDELMASYNSTVEEKKDLESRLKNVTAQRDLQRVQISNMSAEVDQLLATVTRLNATVKDKVCLSGWRKFENNCYLASSSKKTWYLSRKNCQGKGADLAIINSREEMSFVNGLYTNNKEVWLGLTDEGVEGQWKWVDGTPLTLAFWADDQPNSYNGNQDCGEFWHRSSGTSQWNDEKCSSQRYWVCEM from the exons ATGTCTGTTCAGAACCAAACTTCATCAGAGACAACAATGGACATCGATGATGGCGGCTACAAGCGTCTTTTAGTGGATGGCAGCAAGCTCCAATATTCAG TTTATGCATTGAGAAACAGCCCTTTTAGGGCTGCCACACTTGTCCTTGGGCTGATGTGTGTTATCCTGGTGGCTGTGATCATCGGTCAATCGGTCCAAT GCTCAATGATGGGTAAAGACAATCAGAAAAAGTTGGAAGCAGCTGGAGGGGAGAAAGACAACCTCAAGTCCCAACTCAAGACTGTGCAGAGTGAGAAGAGGAATGTCGAAGGTTCATACGAGCATCTACAACAAAGTTACAACTACATATCTAAATCGACAACTCAAATcaaaaccaacaacaacttACTCAAAGCGGAAGCACAGCAACTAAAAGAGAGTCAAAGCAAGTTGCAAGCCAGTAACGCTGCTCTAAACAAAGAACTTGAGCAGCTGAAGACCAGTAAGGAGCAGTTGCAGACTAATAATGATGCCTTGTCGACTGCTAAAGACTTACTGCAAACAAAGTATGAATCACTGGGCAAGAGCAAGAATGCCTTACAGGCCAACTACGATTCTGTGATGACAGAGAGGGACATTTTGCAGAACAAATTCAACAACGTAACAAGGTCACGAGAGAAGCTGCAAATGAGTTACAACAGCCTGATCAAGGATATCGAGCACCTCGAGGAGCGATACAACTCCTCCTCCAGCGAGAGAGACAACATTGCAAGCAGTCACCAAAACCTAACATCGGAAAAGGAAAATCTACAGGCCGTTTACACCACACTCGCCAAAGCTACTGACGAATTGATGGCCTCCTACAATTCCACAGTTGAAGAGAAAAAGGATCTTGAAAGCCGTTTGAAAAATGTGACTGCACAGAGAGACCTGCAGAGGGTGCAGATCAGCAACATGAGTGCTGAGGTAGACCAGCTGCTGGCTACCGTCACAAGACTCAACGCAACGGTAAAAG ACAAGGTCTGTCTAAGTGGCTGGAGGAAGTTTGAGAACAACTGCTATTTAGCTTCTTCTTCCAAGAAGACGTGGTACCTGAGCAGAAAAAACTGTCAAGGAAAAGGAGCAGACTTGGCCATCATAAACAGCCGAGAAGAAATG AGCTTTGTTAATGGATTATATACAAATAACAAAGAGGTCTGGCTTGGACTGACTGATGAGGGAGTGGAAGGTCAATGGAAGTGGGTGGATGGGACCCCACTGACACTAGC ATTTTGGGCTGACGACCAGCCAAATAGTTACAATGGCAACCAGGACTGTGGGGAGTTTTGGCACCGTTCTTCAGGAACCAGCCAATGGAATGATGAAAAATGTAGCTCACAGAGATATTGGGTGTGCGAGATGTAA